The Raphanus sativus cultivar WK10039 chromosome 6, ASM80110v3, whole genome shotgun sequence sequence GCTTCTGTACGACGGGATTAGAAGGAGTTTCACGGAGGTTGCTACGGCGAAGAGCCAGAGTAGGAGTCGCCCGTCACCGTTGTTCCGGTGATCCATCTCGGAACCGATAAGAGTGTAGAAACAATACGGACCggatattacaaaaaaaaaagcctaaTATTGGGCCAGGTAAAAGCCCATAACAGAGTTTTACGTGGAGTTGAAGACGTGGCGATACATAATTGGTGTAACAGATGACATGGCACCACGTACTTACTTATATACGGCGGAGATTATTTACGATAAGAAATCAACAGCTGTATTCAGCAGTTTTGTTAGATCACGCCTTTACAAAAATCTAAGGGGCTTTATTGGGCCAAGGAAAAGCCCATGACTAAAGGTGTTGACGGAGTAAAACGTGGAGTTGTACACACGGCACTACATAATTGGTTCGGATATATAACACGACACTGAAATTACGTAGAGGTAGATTAAATCTTAACCGTAGGTTAAACCAACAGAAATTAATTCCCATGCAACCTTAAGGCCTTTAATTAACCGCCACGTAGCACAAACTCCCAGCTTAGCTGGCGCACGAGCGAGATTCACCACACGTGTCAGTGGCAGGTGAGTGTGTGATagtaaaaaaaaggaaaaggcaGAGAAAACGGGGTACAAGTGCAGCTGTCATGGAGCCGAGGGACAGGGACGTTGATTATTGGGCCTGGGGAGAGGTGATGGTGGGTCCCATAAATAATTAAAGGCCTTTTATAAAAAAGGCTGTGTCTAGTCAGCTCTTCGTTTGATATTCCCAAACTATGGTGGGACCAACTTCCCCACTCGAACGCCTTGTTGCAATGACGACAGATGACAAGTTGTGTGGTCCTGGCTGGCTACTTTCTCTTTTGGACTTTTATTATAATTCATCACATTATACTGCCCTAAAACAGGTTTGTCGATCGTAACGTGAGTCATTGCTTATTCATAAAACGTTGTGTGCTTGACGTGGTCTTTATTTAAATAGttgattaaaacaaaactagtaGATTTTGTATGACAGTAGTGTTTTCTTACCGTGTGCTTTTAAAAAGACAAAGTGTGTTctgttttcttataaatttcCACTAAGAAAGATTATATAAAGACAAAGTACTAATTGAAAGTCGGTAGTGATATTTGAATTCCACACATGTGACACGTCTAGTACGCAATAATCTGAACTACGGTGGCTATCAAATCTATTACGCTGTAAATTATAGTAtataatgttttcttaataagtgaATAAAATACTTTTGACAGAAAAAGTGAATTAAATACTTTGAcggaaaaaaatttaaactccTCCAATAGTTTCTTGGAATTTTTTACCTGGAGCATAACACGTGTAAACTGATGTTTTGTGTCATCACGACATACAAAAGAAACGTTACAGAAGGAATTAACGAAACATTTTTATAAGTACAAAGTTGTAGACCAAGTAAACAAGTGAGAGGCGATTATAAATTCACACAAAGTAACGAAACATTGTCCAGGGGAAATGAATCCTAAGAAAGTAGTAAGCAAAGTACACACTAtaacagtttttttaaaaatagttagtACAAGAAATcagtaatatataagaaaatgtatAACGTAGcaaatttcatttaatgttaataaattttatattaaggAAAAGTCCATCCATCATGCGGTTTGCCATGTTATCGTGGCCAACGAATCTTACAAACGCAAGAAGACTTGTTTTATCAAAagttaaggaaaaaaaagactTGTTTTGATTCCCCTCGCGAACAAGATCCACTCCTACTGTAGTAATTTATTGTAATAGACTTTTGTGCCtaagagaattaaaaaaaaaaacaaaagtaactAGGTACGGACAAAGAGTTTGGTTCATTGTATCTTACTATAACTTTATGGATGAATTCTCCCGGTAAAATTAGCAGAAACAGAATCTAGTACTTCTATTtaccagacaaaaaaaaaaaaaactattgaagTTTAACGTATACACCTTTCGAGACAGAACGAACAGTAAAAGATGTATTATTAGACCACAGTAGCTATAGTGGTCCATAACACAGGTGATTAGTACAAGTCAATCAGAAAGTCCTTTATATATGGACATCAAATCACTCagcttcctcctcctccctctCTAAGCTGAATCTTGATTCTTGAATCTGCTTCTGCAGTTGATTCTCTTCCTTTATTCCAAAGTCTCGTTATTTTTTCAAGAGATTAGTATAAGCAAATGGCTTCATACTACGCTGGGTTTTCAAGTTATGAAGAGCCACACTTTTTGGAATCTTGCTCTCTTTGCCGTAAACACCTTCCTCGTAACTCAGACATCTTCATGTACAGGTACTTACTCCGATCAAAAAGTCATCGCCTTATAATAAACATTTCATTAAATGCTTTTTATTGatatgtttcttgattttttttttacagaggAGACAAGGCGTTTTGTAGCAATGAGTGTAGAGAAGAACAGATCGAGTCTGATGAAGCCAAGGAGAAAAGCTGGAAACTTTCTTCAAGATCTCTCCGTAAAAAATCTTCCGAAGCATCAAAAGATTGCAAAACCGTTCGGACAGGAACCCTCGTGGTGGCttagttaaaaaagaaaaaagaaaaaaacttttattacaTAAAAGCAAATAGctttttctatatatatccTTCGAAAGCCCTTCTTAAGAAACAACCTGAGTAGATTTGCTCTGTGTCTCTCTATGTATCTGGATCGGAGATGATTAGGGTTCTGGGAAAGCTGTAAAGATCTGGTTCTGCCTAAATGAACCAAGAGCTTGGGGAGTAGGAGAAGTGTGGTCTAGGGTTTAATTGGCGgggtttaaattttgtttcatgTTACAACAAGAAACAGAGCATACTATGTTCTAATaaattcaatttcttttttttatctaatgatgattttattaaaacagagcCATAC is a genomic window containing:
- the LOC108809007 gene encoding FCS-Like Zinc finger 3, which produces MASYYAGFSSYEEPHFLESCSLCRKHLPRNSDIFMYRGDKAFCSNECREEQIESDEAKEKSWKLSSRSLRKKSSEASKDCKTVRTGTLVVA